A single Clostridiales bacterium DNA region contains:
- a CDS encoding helix-turn-helix domain-containing protein, protein MAKEIELSIEKPEKLYSVAKALASEVRIDIIKLLNYYSLNVNEIAEHLNIPASTAAVNIRVLEDAGLIHTELQPGTRGSMKLCSRKRDTIKITLMSKSSLHENSFYINMPIGSFTDCKAAPTCGLVNDKKYIGVEDDPRGFYNPDRVNAQLIWFHSGYLEYRFPNTILQEVEPKRINISLEICSEAPNYRNDWPSDITMWINGMDCGTWTSPGDFGGRRGKLNPAWWSDGSTQFGMLKNWAVRKDGAYIDEKKVSSVNINMLKLNDNDYIAVRIGIKKDAKNIGGINIFGDKFGDYAQHIVMRIDY, encoded by the coding sequence ATGGCAAAGGAGATAGAACTTAGCATAGAAAAACCGGAGAAATTGTATAGTGTTGCAAAGGCTTTGGCTTCAGAGGTCAGGATTGATATCATAAAGCTTTTAAACTATTATAGCTTGAACGTGAATGAAATTGCAGAACACCTAAATATTCCGGCATCGACGGCAGCCGTAAACATAAGGGTACTGGAAGATGCCGGTCTTATCCATACTGAACTTCAACCGGGCACGAGGGGCTCTATGAAGTTATGCAGCAGGAAGCGCGATACTATAAAGATCACGTTGATGTCTAAGAGCAGCCTTCATGAAAATTCGTTTTACATCAATATGCCGATAGGCAGCTTTACCGATTGCAAGGCCGCGCCTACCTGCGGGCTTGTTAATGATAAAAAATACATAGGTGTCGAAGACGATCCAAGGGGATTTTACAATCCGGATAGGGTTAATGCACAGCTTATATGGTTCCACAGCGGCTATTTGGAATATAGATTCCCCAATACAATACTGCAAGAGGTGGAGCCAAAACGGATAAATATATCGCTGGAGATATGCTCTGAGGCCCCAAACTATAGGAACGACTGGCCATCGGATATAACCATGTGGATAAACGGAATGGATTGCGGTACATGGACCAGCCCGGGGGATTTTGGAGGAAGGCGTGGAAAATTGAATCCGGCTTGGTGGTCCGACGGTTCAACCCAGTTTGGCATGCTAAAGAATTGGGCTGTAAGAAAAGATGGTGCGTATATAGATGAGAAGAAAGTTTCAAGTGTAAACATAAATATGCTGAAGCTTAATGATAATGATTATATAGCCGTAAGGATTGGAATTAAAAAAGATGCCAAAAATATCGGAGGCATCAATATTTTCGGGGATAAGTTCGGCGACTATGCACAGCACATAGTTATGAGAATAGATTATTAG
- a CDS encoding extracellular solute-binding protein codes for MKRVLSLLVILSIIVTSMMGCGKQKEASNSAPKETIKIDDSKLKDPYGLPNDYSAYPIKGNPTLTIWWPIDTFQAVAIKDMNTHEVWKEVAKMTGVNLKFISPPAGQENDQFNIMISSGELPDIIEQSDKYKGGITAGIDDKVYLDLTSIVDKYCPNYKKFRESDEMRRKTSMDDKGRVTGFYNLSPYSEWIWFGLLIKQEALDKTGLPVPETVDEWTTFLKKCKEAGYSQPLNYGSNYGQIFTGLINGAYGAYDWTYVDDSGKIQWGPIQPGAKPYLELMREWYKDGLINKDFTTADFNRRMAEATSKDTAVIMDSPDTMWGVWKTGQNNIDFVGAPYPVLKKGDKPTSTYFHWKNGGWPASITTSCKNVEAAAKFLDFGYTKKGWEIYNWGLENRTHKIDDKGMPYYQDDSIMYHDPDNIPLSNLVWKYKLHQGPFIRDEHHANPLLVAKGSYSGKIREQWQNTTDFSHAVPPLSLTTEESAREAQIGTQLSTLRGETFTKIITGSQPLSGWDDFVSKAKKMGSDEFISIWQKALDRYNKR; via the coding sequence ATGAAGCGTGTTTTAAGTCTGTTAGTAATATTATCCATTATCGTTACATCGATGATGGGATGTGGCAAACAAAAGGAAGCGAGTAATTCGGCACCGAAAGAAACTATTAAAATCGACGATTCCAAATTGAAAGATCCTTACGGGCTTCCGAACGATTATTCGGCATATCCAATTAAAGGAAATCCAACTCTTACCATATGGTGGCCTATCGATACATTCCAGGCTGTTGCAATAAAGGATATGAATACCCATGAGGTATGGAAAGAAGTAGCAAAAATGACGGGTGTCAATCTCAAATTCATATCTCCTCCCGCAGGGCAGGAAAACGATCAATTCAATATAATGATTTCTTCAGGGGAGCTGCCTGACATAATCGAGCAGTCCGACAAGTATAAAGGCGGAATTACTGCAGGTATCGATGACAAAGTTTATCTGGACCTTACAAGTATCGTAGATAAATATTGCCCGAATTACAAAAAGTTCAGGGAATCGGATGAGATGAGGCGTAAGACCTCAATGGACGATAAAGGGCGTGTAACAGGCTTTTATAATCTTTCTCCATACTCCGAATGGATATGGTTTGGCTTGCTTATAAAGCAAGAAGCACTTGATAAAACCGGACTTCCGGTACCGGAAACCGTAGATGAGTGGACAACATTCCTGAAAAAATGCAAGGAAGCCGGATACAGCCAGCCTTTAAATTACGGTTCCAACTATGGACAGATTTTTACAGGATTAATAAATGGTGCATATGGAGCATATGATTGGACTTATGTCGACGATAGCGGCAAGATACAGTGGGGTCCAATACAGCCGGGTGCAAAGCCATATTTGGAGTTAATGAGAGAATGGTACAAAGATGGTTTGATAAATAAGGATTTCACAACAGCTGATTTTAACAGGAGGATGGCTGAGGCAACATCGAAAGATACTGCTGTTATAATGGATTCTCCGGATACTATGTGGGGAGTGTGGAAAACAGGTCAGAATAATATAGACTTTGTTGGAGCTCCATATCCTGTACTTAAGAAAGGCGATAAACCTACATCAACTTATTTCCACTGGAAAAATGGCGGCTGGCCTGCCTCAATTACAACATCATGCAAGAATGTGGAAGCAGCGGCAAAGTTCCTGGATTTTGGTTATACCAAAAAAGGTTGGGAAATATATAACTGGGGATTGGAAAACCGTACCCATAAGATAGATGATAAAGGGATGCCTTATTATCAAGATGACAGCATCATGTATCATGATCCCGATAATATTCCTCTTTCAAACTTAGTCTGGAAATATAAACTCCATCAAGGACCGTTTATAAGAGATGAGCACCATGCAAATCCTCTGCTGGTTGCAAAGGGAAGTTATTCGGGAAAGATACGTGAGCAATGGCAGAATACTACTGATTTTAGTCATGCAGTGCCGCCTCTTTCCCTTACAACTGAGGAGTCTGCAAGGGAGGCCCAAATCGGCACCCAGCTTTCAACATTGCGTGGTGAAACGTTCACAAAAATTATAACGGGTTCGCAACCATTAAGCGGATGGGACGATTTCGTAAGCAAGGCAAAGAAAATGGGTTCGGATGAGTTTATAAGCATATGGCAGAAGGCATTAGACAGGTATAATAAGAGATAG
- a CDS encoding glycoside hydrolase family 43 protein, with protein MGCRSINTKKSEGKVKRTFANPIIPAPSADPWVVRAGGYYWYIHSSGDMISIRKADRLERIGEVGDANVWLSPSDGSYSKEVWAPELHYLNGRWYIYFAADDGKNENHRMYVLEGGKDPDNPLSGPADTENAANSPYKFKGKISDKTDKWAIDGTVLQKKDGSLYFIWSGWEGDVDGQQNLYIAPMSNPWTISGDRVLISKPEYDWEKKALALNEGPEILKNGEKIFIAYSASGSWTYDYCLGMLVNSDGDVLNPSSWVKIDKPVFEGSVKNKSRGVGHCSFVKSPDGKEDWIVYHGMTGSQGWGARSVRTQKFAWGKDGMPVFGEPVPVDTPFEAPSGEK; from the coding sequence ATGGGTTGCAGATCGATAAATACGAAAAAAAGTGAAGGCAAAGTTAAAAGAACTTTTGCAAATCCGATTATACCGGCACCAAGCGCCGACCCATGGGTGGTAAGAGCAGGCGGATATTACTGGTATATCCATAGCTCTGGGGATATGATTTCGATAAGGAAGGCCGATAGGCTTGAGCGCATCGGGGAGGTCGGTGATGCGAATGTATGGCTTTCACCGTCTGATGGCAGTTATTCAAAGGAGGTATGGGCGCCTGAGCTTCATTACTTGAATGGAAGGTGGTACATTTATTTTGCGGCGGATGACGGAAAAAATGAAAACCACCGTATGTATGTGCTTGAAGGGGGAAAAGACCCCGATAATCCTTTAAGTGGACCTGCGGATACTGAAAATGCCGCAAACAGCCCTTATAAATTCAAAGGCAAAATATCCGACAAAACCGACAAATGGGCAATAGATGGCACGGTACTTCAGAAAAAGGATGGTTCCCTGTATTTTATATGGTCCGGTTGGGAGGGCGATGTAGACGGACAGCAAAACCTTTATATTGCTCCAATGAGCAATCCATGGACAATAAGCGGTGATAGGGTTTTGATATCGAAACCTGAATATGATTGGGAAAAGAAAGCTTTAGCTTTAAATGAAGGTCCGGAAATACTAAAAAATGGTGAAAAAATATTTATTGCTTACTCCGCAAGCGGAAGCTGGACTTATGACTATTGCCTTGGAATGCTAGTAAATAGTGATGGGGATGTGTTGAACCCATCATCCTGGGTAAAAATCGATAAGCCTGTATTTGAAGGGTCGGTTAAAAATAAATCGAGAGGTGTTGGTCACTGCTCTTTTGTAAAATCGCCGGATGGAAAGGAAGACTGGATAGTATATCACGGCATGACAGGCTCTCAAGGCTGGGGGGCAAGAAGCGTAAGGACGCAGAAATTTGCCTGGGGCAAAGACGGCATGCCTGTATTTGGCGAACCTGTTCCGGTAGATACGCCGTTCGAAGCGCCATCAGGCGAGAAATAA
- a CDS encoding alpha-N-arabinofuranosidase, with amino-acid sequence MQKSSIVIDKEYKIGDIDKRLFGSFVEHMGRCVYTGIYEPGHPEADENGFREDTSKLVKELGTSIIRYPGGNFVSGYNWTDGIGPKAKRPVRLDLAWSAREPNQVGIDEFADWAERIGLPVMGAVNLGSGTPKDAGNILEYCNFPKGTYWSDLRIKNGYTKPHDIKLWCLGNEMDGPWQICHMEAYEYGRKACETAKIMKWIDPSVELVSCGSSSPDLNTFPDWDRTVLENTYENVDFISLHRYYSENGKRGDYLTSFVDMDEFIKTVVAVADYVKGKLRSKKKMMLSFDEYNVSQSHKPAAKSEKWTYARPISEGYYSVLDALSFSGLLCTLINHADRVKVACLAQLVNVIAPISTQPGGGAIRQAIFYPFMYASRYARGQAIKAIVNCHEIKTETRGDIPALQVAAAFDEEDGMLNVFMLNCDQKEDVNVKIDLRSFGECEPEEQIILEPENADIYAFNSFEHPENIKPHSVLLNCGKNNMPEFEIHHLSWNVIRIKVKNN; translated from the coding sequence TTGCAAAAATCAAGTATTGTAATTGACAAGGAATACAAGATAGGGGATATTGATAAAAGACTTTTCGGTTCATTCGTAGAACATATGGGCCGTTGTGTCTACACGGGGATTTATGAGCCGGGTCATCCTGAAGCCGACGAGAATGGTTTCAGAGAAGACACGTCAAAGCTCGTGAAAGAGCTTGGGACTAGTATTATAAGGTATCCGGGAGGCAACTTTGTCTCGGGATATAATTGGACAGATGGCATAGGTCCAAAAGCCAAGAGACCAGTCAGGTTGGACCTTGCATGGTCTGCAAGGGAACCTAACCAGGTGGGGATTGATGAATTTGCAGATTGGGCAGAAAGAATCGGACTGCCCGTTATGGGTGCCGTAAATTTAGGGAGCGGAACACCTAAAGATGCCGGAAACATATTGGAATATTGTAATTTCCCCAAAGGGACGTACTGGAGTGACCTTCGCATAAAAAATGGTTACACAAAGCCCCATGATATAAAGCTATGGTGCCTTGGGAACGAGATGGATGGCCCATGGCAGATATGCCATATGGAGGCTTATGAGTATGGGCGCAAGGCATGCGAGACGGCAAAGATAATGAAATGGATAGATCCGTCAGTTGAACTTGTTTCATGCGGAAGTTCAAGCCCGGATTTGAATACATTCCCGGATTGGGACAGAACGGTACTTGAAAATACTTATGAGAACGTGGACTTTATATCCCTTCACAGATATTATTCTGAGAATGGGAAACGCGGCGATTACCTTACATCTTTTGTGGATATGGACGAGTTTATAAAGACTGTGGTGGCTGTAGCGGATTATGTTAAGGGAAAGTTGCGCAGTAAAAAGAAAATGATGCTGTCATTCGATGAATATAATGTTAGTCAGAGCCATAAGCCTGCTGCCAAATCTGAAAAATGGACATATGCACGCCCGATTTCAGAAGGGTATTATTCCGTCCTCGATGCACTATCTTTCAGCGGGTTGCTGTGTACTTTGATAAATCATGCCGACAGGGTAAAAGTTGCCTGCCTGGCACAGCTTGTGAACGTTATTGCACCTATATCTACACAGCCCGGAGGAGGTGCAATCAGGCAGGCCATATTCTATCCTTTTATGTATGCTTCCCGTTATGCAAGAGGGCAGGCTATCAAGGCAATTGTAAACTGCCATGAAATTAAAACGGAAACACGAGGGGATATCCCTGCTCTGCAGGTAGCTGCTGCGTTTGATGAGGAAGATGGCATGCTCAATGTTTTTATGCTTAACTGCGACCAAAAAGAGGATGTAAATGTAAAAATTGATCTGCGTTCATTCGGCGAGTGTGAGCCTGAAGAACAAATAATATTGGAACCTGAAAATGCTGATATATATGCTTTTAACTCTTTTGAGCATCCTGAAAATATAAAACCGCATTCGGTACTGTTAAATTGCGGAAAAAATAATATGCCTGAGTTTGAAATTCACCATTTATCGTGGAATGTAATAAGAATAAAAGTTAAAAACAACTAA
- a CDS encoding carbohydrate ABC transporter permease, producing MKRKTKGDITFSIVNYTLLTIITIICVYPVIYVIFASVSDPQRLMANTGFLYKPLGFTLGGYKIVLKDAGVLTGYLNTIFYVVAGVAVNMVATIMGAYVLSRRDLYWKKAIMIMITITMFFGGGLIPWFLLVKNLGMYNKWTSMVFPFAINTWNMIIMRTGFQAVPVELEEAAKIDGANDIFVLTNVILPLSKAVLAVILLYYTVGAWNSWFPAMVFLRDRSKFPLQTILREILIVSDTSNVGTSTNIVNSSAFNVTSAYRELVKYTTIVISTIPIMCFYPFLQKYFVKGVYVGSLKG from the coding sequence ATGAAGAGGAAGACTAAAGGAGATATAACGTTTAGTATTGTAAATTACACTCTGCTCACAATTATAACCATAATCTGTGTTTATCCGGTAATATATGTAATTTTTGCGTCGGTAAGCGATCCTCAGAGACTTATGGCAAATACAGGATTTTTATACAAGCCATTAGGGTTTACACTGGGAGGTTATAAGATAGTATTAAAAGATGCCGGTGTCCTCACGGGTTATTTGAATACTATCTTTTATGTGGTTGCAGGCGTTGCAGTGAATATGGTTGCTACAATCATGGGGGCATATGTACTTTCGAGAAGGGATTTATACTGGAAAAAAGCTATTATGATTATGATTACGATAACTATGTTCTTTGGAGGCGGGTTAATTCCATGGTTTTTGCTTGTCAAAAATTTGGGAATGTATAATAAATGGACTTCAATGGTTTTCCCATTTGCGATCAATACCTGGAATATGATAATAATGCGAACGGGTTTTCAGGCGGTACCTGTAGAGCTTGAAGAAGCGGCCAAAATAGATGGAGCAAACGATATATTTGTATTAACAAACGTAATATTGCCGCTTTCTAAAGCAGTGCTTGCGGTAATACTGCTTTATTATACGGTAGGCGCATGGAACTCATGGTTCCCCGCAATGGTTTTCTTAAGAGACAGGAGCAAGTTCCCGCTTCAGACTATTCTTCGTGAGATATTGATAGTAAGCGATACAAGCAATGTAGGAACGAGCACAAATATAGTGAACAGCAGCGCATTTAACGTAACAAGCGCATACCGCGAACTTGTAAAATATACGACCATAGTTATATCCACCATACCTATAATGTGCTTTTATCCATTCCTGCAGAAATATTTCGTTAAAGGTGTTTATGTAGGCTCATTAAAGGGCTGA
- a CDS encoding glycoside hydrolase family 2 TIM barrel-domain containing protein, with translation MEIKIPRMEYPRPDFERQQWINLNGEWEFEFDDLNVGEIEKWYENGAFSKKILVPFCYQCKLSGINDKGLHENMWYRREFRVPENFRDKRILLNFGAVDYHAKVWINGKFAGEHKGGYSPFKIDITYFANREVNTIVVKAEDKYECTQPRGKQYWLEKSDRCWYTPVSGIWQTVWIEPVSNIAFERIKLTSDIDKRFVRAEIYLDGFKDGLDTEIKVYYKGMQVNRIRTALAGRISKIAIDIKDVDNVDERYYWSPENPNLFDVEFALFDGEKQIDFVKSYFGMRKISIKGDMILLNNKPYYQKLILDQGYWPDGLLTAPSDEAIKYDIVMTKKFGFNGARKHQKIEDPRYYYWADKLGLLVWGEMPSGYSFNAEEVENITEEWKEFIKRDYNHPCIITWVPLNESWGVRNILVDKNQQYFAMSLYYLIKALDGTRLISTNDGWEMVYTDICGIHDYVASGDDFTRKFTDKIRLLEGAPEGRMLLSDGFSYKGQPVIVSEYGGIAFDDDSKEHWGYFGPVKDQKSFLKRYSDITNAIKNIPYIQGYCYTQLTDVFQEINGLMTLDRKAKVDVDEIRKINS, from the coding sequence ATGGAGATAAAAATACCGAGGATGGAATATCCAAGGCCGGATTTTGAAAGGCAGCAATGGATTAATTTAAATGGTGAATGGGAATTTGAATTTGACGATTTAAATGTAGGCGAGATAGAAAAATGGTATGAAAATGGGGCTTTTTCGAAAAAGATACTGGTTCCTTTTTGCTATCAGTGCAAACTAAGTGGAATAAATGACAAAGGGTTGCACGAAAACATGTGGTACAGACGGGAGTTCAGGGTACCTGAAAATTTTAGGGATAAAAGGATTTTGCTGAATTTCGGTGCGGTGGATTATCATGCAAAAGTATGGATAAACGGGAAATTTGCAGGAGAACATAAAGGCGGATATTCACCTTTCAAAATAGATATAACATATTTTGCAAATCGAGAAGTAAATACGATAGTTGTCAAAGCGGAAGACAAATATGAATGTACTCAGCCCAGGGGAAAGCAATACTGGCTGGAAAAATCCGATAGGTGCTGGTATACTCCCGTATCGGGAATCTGGCAGACAGTATGGATCGAGCCTGTTTCAAATATTGCGTTTGAAAGGATAAAGCTGACTTCTGATATAGATAAGCGTTTTGTCCGGGCCGAGATTTATCTCGATGGTTTCAAGGATGGATTGGATACGGAGATAAAGGTGTATTATAAGGGCATGCAGGTTAACAGGATAAGGACGGCCCTTGCCGGAAGGATTTCGAAAATTGCAATAGATATAAAAGATGTGGATAATGTCGATGAAAGATACTATTGGTCTCCTGAAAATCCTAATCTGTTTGACGTCGAATTTGCTTTGTTCGATGGAGAAAAGCAGATAGACTTTGTTAAAAGTTATTTTGGAATGAGGAAAATTTCCATCAAGGGTGATATGATTTTACTCAATAACAAGCCATACTATCAGAAGCTTATCCTGGATCAGGGCTACTGGCCAGATGGCCTTTTAACGGCTCCGAGCGATGAGGCTATAAAATATGATATCGTGATGACAAAAAAGTTTGGATTCAATGGAGCCAGAAAACATCAAAAAATTGAGGACCCGAGGTATTATTACTGGGCAGACAAACTCGGGCTTTTAGTCTGGGGAGAAATGCCGAGCGGTTACAGTTTTAATGCCGAGGAAGTTGAAAATATAACGGAAGAATGGAAGGAATTCATAAAAAGAGATTATAATCATCCGTGTATAATAACATGGGTGCCTTTGAATGAATCTTGGGGAGTCAGAAACATACTTGTGGATAAAAATCAGCAGTATTTTGCGATGTCTCTATACTACCTGATAAAAGCACTGGACGGTACGCGTTTAATAAGTACTAATGACGGATGGGAAATGGTATATACCGATATTTGCGGCATACATGATTATGTGGCTAGCGGTGACGATTTTACCAGGAAGTTTACCGATAAAATCAGATTGCTTGAAGGGGCTCCCGAAGGGAGGATGCTGTTGTCGGATGGTTTCTCATATAAAGGACAACCTGTCATTGTATCGGAATATGGCGGTATCGCATTTGATGATGATTCTAAAGAGCATTGGGGATATTTTGGCCCGGTTAAGGATCAGAAAAGCTTTCTTAAAAGGTATTCGGATATAACAAATGCGATAAAAAATATACCATATATACAGGGCTATTGTTATACACAGCTTACAGATGTATTTCAGGAAATTAACGGTCTGATGACGCTTGATAGAAAAGCTAAAGTCGATGTGGACGAGATAAGGAAAATCAATTCGTAA
- a CDS encoding ABC transporter permease subunit yields the protein MELQNVEDIMQIKAPKRKWSQIVKLDFKKNWMIYMIALPVIAFYIIFCYAPMWGALIAFVDYKPTLGLFGSKFVGLKFFKEFLTGPYLYRTVKNTFMLNLWGLVFGFPAPIILALMLNEVRINKFKRTVQTITYMPHFISLVVVCGLIHVFCAPNGLLTTLYTFLGGRDNVPLLGQPNLFRPIYTFSGIWQDIGWNSIIYLAAMSGISPELYESAELDGAGRIKQMWYITLPSITPTIIILFIFAIGGMMASGYEKVILLYNPLTYEKADVIASYVYRLGLQQFSFSYSTAVGLLNSAVNFFFLWVANTVARKFSDISIW from the coding sequence TTGGAACTTCAGAATGTGGAAGATATCATGCAAATAAAGGCTCCGAAAAGGAAATGGAGCCAGATTGTAAAACTGGATTTTAAAAAGAACTGGATGATATATATGATTGCTCTTCCGGTTATAGCTTTTTATATCATATTTTGTTATGCCCCCATGTGGGGAGCCCTCATAGCATTTGTCGATTATAAACCTACGTTGGGACTGTTTGGAAGTAAATTCGTAGGGCTGAAATTCTTTAAAGAATTCCTTACAGGGCCATATTTATACAGGACAGTTAAAAATACGTTTATGTTAAATTTATGGGGTCTGGTTTTTGGGTTTCCTGCGCCGATAATACTTGCGCTCATGCTTAATGAAGTAAGGATAAATAAATTTAAAAGGACAGTGCAGACGATCACATATATGCCCCACTTTATATCGCTTGTGGTTGTATGCGGGTTGATCCATGTATTCTGTGCACCAAACGGCTTATTGACAACATTATATACGTTTTTAGGCGGAAGGGACAATGTGCCGCTTCTCGGTCAGCCAAATCTGTTCAGACCAATATATACCTTTTCAGGTATATGGCAGGATATAGGCTGGAACAGCATAATATATCTGGCCGCAATGTCGGGTATAAGCCCGGAGCTTTACGAATCTGCCGAGCTTGACGGCGCAGGAAGAATAAAGCAAATGTGGTATATTACTCTTCCTTCCATAACTCCGACAATAATAATACTTTTTATATTTGCGATAGGTGGAATGATGGCGTCAGGATATGAAAAAGTAATACTTTTATATAATCCTTTAACATATGAAAAAGCGGATGTAATAGCGTCTTATGTATATCGCCTCGGCCTTCAGCAATTCAGCTTCAGCTATTCGACTGCAGTGGGCCTTTTAAATTCAGCTGTAAATTTCTTCTTTTTGTGGGTCGCAAATACTGTCGCACGTAAATTTTCCGATATAAGTATCTGGTAA